A single genomic interval of Streptomyces sp. NBC_00663 harbors:
- the lpdA gene encoding dihydrolipoyl dehydrogenase: MANDASTVFDLVILGGGSGGYAAALRGAQLGLDVALIEKDKVGGTCLHRGCIPTKALLHAGEIADQARESEQFGVKATFEGIDIAGVHKYKDGVISGLYKGLQGLVASRKVTYIEGEGRLSSPTSVDVNGQRIQGRHVLLATGSVPKSLPGLEIDGNRIISSDHALVLDRVPKSAIILGGGVIGVEFASAWKSFGADVTVIEGLKHLVPVEDENSSKLLERAFRKRGIKFNLGTFFSKAEYTADGVKVTLADGKEFEAEVLLVAVGRGPVSAGLGYEEQGVAMDRGYVLVDEYMRTNVPTISAVGDLVPTLQLAHVGFAEGILVAERLAGLKAVPIDYDGVPRVTYCHPEVASVGITEAKAKEIYGADKVVALKYNLAGNGKSKILNTAGEIKLVQVKDGAVVGVHMVGDRMGEQVGEAQLIYNWEALPAEVAQLIHAHPTQNEALGEAHLALAGKPLHAHD; the protein is encoded by the coding sequence GTGGCGAACGACGCCAGCACCGTTTTCGACCTAGTGATCCTCGGCGGTGGTAGTGGCGGTTACGCCGCGGCCCTGCGCGGGGCGCAGCTGGGCCTGGACGTCGCCCTGATCGAGAAGGACAAGGTCGGCGGCACCTGCCTGCACCGGGGATGCATCCCCACGAAGGCCCTGCTCCACGCGGGCGAGATCGCCGACCAGGCCCGCGAGAGCGAGCAGTTCGGTGTGAAGGCCACCTTCGAGGGCATCGACATCGCCGGTGTCCACAAGTACAAGGACGGCGTGATCTCCGGCCTGTACAAGGGCCTCCAGGGGCTCGTCGCCTCCCGGAAGGTCACCTACATCGAGGGCGAGGGGCGGCTCTCCTCCCCGACCTCCGTCGATGTCAACGGCCAGCGCATCCAGGGGCGGCACGTGCTCCTCGCGACCGGCTCCGTGCCGAAGTCGCTGCCGGGCCTGGAGATCGACGGCAACCGGATCATCTCCTCGGACCACGCCCTCGTCCTGGACCGCGTACCGAAGTCCGCGATCATCCTCGGCGGCGGTGTGATCGGCGTGGAGTTCGCCTCCGCCTGGAAGTCCTTCGGTGCGGACGTCACCGTCATCGAGGGCCTCAAGCACCTCGTCCCGGTCGAGGACGAGAACTCCTCCAAGCTTCTTGAGCGCGCGTTCCGCAAGCGCGGCATCAAGTTCAACCTGGGCACCTTCTTCTCGAAGGCCGAGTACACCGCCGACGGCGTCAAGGTCACCCTGGCCGACGGCAAGGAGTTCGAGGCCGAGGTCCTGCTGGTCGCGGTCGGCCGCGGCCCGGTCTCCGCCGGTCTCGGGTACGAGGAGCAGGGCGTCGCGATGGACCGCGGCTATGTCCTGGTCGACGAGTACATGCGGACGAACGTCCCCACCATCTCCGCCGTCGGCGACCTCGTCCCGACGCTCCAGCTCGCGCACGTCGGCTTCGCCGAGGGCATCCTGGTTGCGGAGCGTCTGGCCGGTCTCAAGGCCGTCCCGATCGACTACGACGGTGTCCCCCGTGTGACCTACTGCCACCCGGAGGTCGCCTCCGTCGGTATCACCGAGGCCAAGGCCAAGGAGATCTACGGTGCGGACAAGGTCGTCGCTCTGAAGTACAACCTGGCGGGCAACGGCAAGAGCAAGATCCTCAACACCGCCGGCGAGATCAAGCTCGTCCAGGTGAAGGACGGTGCCGTGGTCGGCGTCCACATGGTCGGCGACCGCATGGGCGAGCAGGTCGGCGAGGCCCAGCTGATCTACAACTGGGAAGCGCTGCCGGCCGAGGTCGCCCAGCTCATCCACGCCCACCCGACGCAGAACGAGGCGCTCGGCGAGGCCCACCTGGCCCTGGCGGGCAAGCCGCTGCACGCGCACGACTGA
- the pelF gene encoding GT4 family glycosyltransferase PelF — translation MRTGSHVTMLTEGTYPHVHGGVSTWCDQLIKGMPEVDFHILSLTGSGREPVTWELPPNVYRHTSVPTWGPRPGRRTVPYGRARRRFLDSYERFLLSFLDPGNHDHHDFGESLRELARPARDGWLSAALRTESALRSLMWIWTMPHLPTAAAHPTVHDALTATDLLEHALRPLGVRIPEDSVAHAVSSGLATLPALAAHHLDGVPFLLTEHGIYLRERYLGYRSDAQRWPVKAFMLGFYRELNSHGYRAADLITPCNQYNRRWEERGGADADKIRTVYNGVDPAAFPHAGPEPAAPTLTWCGRVDPIKDLETLIRSYAMVRAELPTTRLRLFGPVPPGGEEYKTRLEKLAAELGVTDGLTFEGRISEVWRAYAAGHVVMLSSISEGFPFSIIEAMSCGRTTVSTDVGGVREAVGDTGLVVPPREPEKMAAAALTLLKDDERRLKLGELSRQRVIDRFTLRRSVDAFRTIYQELAGLPEVYEPTIETVTDWTLELRDPWYAAVATDGTDW, via the coding sequence ATGCGCACGGGCAGTCACGTCACCATGCTCACCGAAGGCACCTACCCACATGTCCACGGCGGCGTCAGCACCTGGTGCGACCAGCTGATCAAGGGCATGCCGGAGGTCGACTTCCACATCCTGTCGCTCACCGGCAGCGGTCGCGAACCCGTGACCTGGGAGCTGCCGCCGAACGTCTACCGCCACACCTCGGTCCCCACCTGGGGCCCACGCCCCGGCCGCAGGACCGTCCCGTACGGCAGGGCGAGGCGCCGCTTCCTCGACTCCTACGAGCGTTTCCTGCTCTCCTTCCTCGACCCGGGGAACCACGACCACCACGACTTCGGCGAGTCCCTGCGCGAACTGGCCCGACCGGCCCGCGACGGGTGGCTGTCGGCGGCCCTGCGCACCGAATCGGCGCTGCGCTCCCTGATGTGGATCTGGACGATGCCGCACCTGCCCACCGCCGCCGCCCACCCCACGGTCCACGACGCCCTGACCGCCACCGACCTCCTGGAACACGCCCTGCGCCCGCTGGGCGTACGGATCCCCGAGGACTCGGTCGCGCACGCGGTGAGCAGCGGCCTCGCGACCCTGCCCGCCCTCGCCGCCCACCATCTGGACGGCGTGCCTTTCCTCCTCACCGAACACGGCATCTACCTCCGCGAGCGCTACCTCGGCTACCGCTCCGACGCCCAGCGCTGGCCGGTGAAGGCCTTCATGCTCGGCTTCTACCGTGAACTCAATTCACACGGATACAGGGCCGCCGACCTGATCACACCGTGCAACCAGTACAACCGCCGCTGGGAGGAGCGCGGCGGCGCCGACGCCGACAAGATCCGCACGGTCTACAACGGCGTCGACCCGGCCGCCTTCCCCCACGCGGGCCCCGAACCCGCCGCCCCCACCCTCACCTGGTGCGGCCGAGTCGACCCCATCAAGGACCTCGAAACCCTGATCCGCTCCTACGCCATGGTCCGCGCCGAACTCCCGACGACCCGCCTGCGCTTGTTCGGCCCGGTCCCACCGGGCGGCGAGGAGTACAAGACCCGCCTGGAGAAACTCGCCGCCGAACTCGGCGTCACCGACGGCCTCACCTTCGAGGGCCGCATCAGCGAGGTCTGGCGCGCCTACGCGGCCGGCCACGTGGTGATGCTCTCCTCCATCTCCGAGGGCTTCCCGTTCTCCATCATCGAGGCCATGTCCTGCGGCCGTACGACGGTGTCGACGGACGTGGGCGGCGTGCGCGAGGCCGTCGGTGACACGGGCCTGGTCGTCCCGCCGAGGGAACCGGAGAAGATGGCGGCAGCGGCCCTGACCCTCCTCAAGGACGACGAACGCCGCCTGAAGCTCGGCGAGTTGTCCCGCCAGCGAGTGATCGACCGCTTCACGCTCCGCCGCTCCGTGGACGCCTTCCGCACCATCTACCAGGAACTCGCGGGCCTGCCCGAGGTGTACGAGCCCACGATCGAGACCGTCACCGACTGGACCCTCGAACTGCGCGACCCCTGGTACGCGGCGGTCGCGACGGACGGAACCGACTGGTGA
- a CDS encoding leucyl aminopeptidase, producing the protein MTALTLSTAAAPGLRADAIVIGVAKGTASRSGDLVVAPGAEAVDKAYDGKLAGVLETLGASGAEGEVTKLPAPSGFKTPLVLAVGLGPEPEKDSSFDAEALRRAAGAAARTLHGAKKAAFALPLTDAADAGAVAEGALLGAYSFDAYKENGKDPKNAKAPLAEVALLGGKPRDKAYKAAVERALAVTEELNRARDLVNTPPNDLYPEAFAAVAQAAAKEHGIKVQVLDGKALVKGGYGGILGVGGGSEAKPRLVKLSYTSSKAKKHLAFVGKGITYDSGGISLKPAGHNETMKCDMSGAAAVFAAIVAVARLGLEVNVTGWLALAENMPSGSAVRPGDVLRMYSGKTVEVLNTDAEGRLVLADALWAASEEKPDAIVDVATLTGAMMLALGSRTFGIMANDDAFRSAVHEAAEEVGEPAWPMPLPDHLRKGMDSPTADIANMGERMGGGLVAGLFLREFVGEGITWAHLDIAGPAFNEGGPFGYTPKGGTGTAVRTLVRLAELTAAGDLG; encoded by the coding sequence GTGACTGCTCTCACTCTCAGCACCGCCGCGGCGCCCGGCCTGCGGGCCGACGCGATCGTGATCGGTGTCGCCAAGGGCACTGCATCCCGGTCTGGGGACCTGGTCGTCGCCCCGGGCGCCGAAGCCGTGGACAAGGCCTACGACGGCAAGCTCGCCGGTGTCCTGGAGACCCTCGGCGCCTCCGGTGCCGAGGGCGAGGTGACGAAGCTGCCCGCGCCGTCCGGCTTCAAGACCCCGCTCGTGCTGGCGGTGGGTCTCGGCCCGGAGCCCGAGAAGGACTCCTCCTTCGACGCCGAGGCGCTGCGCCGGGCCGCCGGTGCGGCCGCCCGCACGCTGCACGGCGCCAAGAAGGCCGCGTTCGCGCTGCCCCTGACGGACGCCGCCGACGCCGGCGCGGTCGCGGAGGGCGCGCTGCTCGGCGCGTACTCCTTCGACGCGTACAAGGAGAACGGCAAGGACCCGAAGAACGCCAAGGCCCCGCTCGCCGAGGTCGCCCTGCTGGGCGGCAAGCCCCGCGACAAGGCGTACAAGGCGGCCGTCGAGCGCGCCCTCGCGGTCACCGAGGAGCTGAACCGCGCTCGAGACCTGGTCAACACCCCGCCGAACGATCTCTACCCCGAGGCCTTCGCCGCCGTCGCGCAGGCCGCGGCCAAGGAGCACGGCATCAAGGTGCAGGTGCTCGACGGCAAGGCGCTGGTCAAGGGCGGCTACGGCGGCATCCTGGGCGTCGGCGGCGGCTCCGAGGCGAAGCCGCGGCTGGTGAAGCTGTCGTACACCTCCTCCAAGGCGAAGAAGCACCTCGCGTTCGTCGGCAAGGGCATCACCTACGACTCGGGCGGCATCTCGCTGAAGCCGGCCGGCCACAACGAGACGATGAAGTGCGACATGAGCGGTGCGGCGGCGGTCTTCGCCGCGATCGTCGCCGTCGCGCGGCTCGGTCTTGAGGTGAACGTCACCGGGTGGCTGGCGCTCGCCGAGAACATGCCGTCGGGGTCCGCGGTGCGCCCGGGTGACGTGCTGCGCATGTACAGCGGCAAGACCGTCGAGGTCCTCAACACCGACGCGGAGGGCCGGCTGGTGCTGGCCGACGCGCTGTGGGCGGCGTCGGAGGAGAAGCCGGACGCGATCGTGGACGTCGCCACGCTGACCGGGGCGATGATGCTGGCGCTGGGCAGCCGGACGTTCGGGATCATGGCGAACGACGACGCGTTCCGCTCCGCGGTGCACGAGGCGGCCGAGGAGGTCGGCGAGCCGGCGTGGCCGATGCCGCTCCCCGACCACCTGCGCAAGGGGATGGACTCGCCGACGGCCGACATCGCGAACATGGGTGAGCGGATGGGTGGCGGTCTGGTCGCCGGGCTCTTCCTGCGGGAGTTCGTGGGCGAGGGCATCACCTGGGCGCACCTCGACATCGCGGGTCCGGCGTTCAACGAGGGTGGGCCGTTCGGGTACACGCCCAAGGGGGGTACGGGTACGGCGGTGCGTACGTTGGTGCGGCTGGCGGAGCTGACCGCCGCGGGTGACTTGGGCTGA